Proteins found in one Oncorhynchus mykiss isolate Arlee chromosome 17, USDA_OmykA_1.1, whole genome shotgun sequence genomic segment:
- the LOC110494437 gene encoding 60S ribosomal protein L22 has protein sequence MAPIKKQVIKKTKTGGKKKKQILKFTLDCTHPVEDGIMDAANFEQFLQERIKVNGKAGNLGGGVVSIERSKSKIAVNSEVPFSKRYLKYLTKKYLKKNNLRDWLRVVANTKESYELRYFQINQDEEEEEDED, from the exons ATGGCTCCGATT AAGAAGCAGGTCATCAAAAAGACCAAAACAGGTggcaagaagaagaagcagaTCCTGAAGTTCACCCTGGACTGCACTCACCCAGTGGAGGATGGCATCATGGATGCTGCCAACTTT GAGCAATTCCTGCAGGAGCGCATCAAGGTCAACGGTAAAGCTGGGAACctgggtggtggtgtggtgtccATTGAGAGGAGCAAGAGCAAAATCGCTGTGAATTCTGAAGTGCCCTTCTCCAAAAG GTATTTGAAATATCTGACCAAGAAGTACCTGAAGAAGAACAACCTGAGGGACTGGCTGCGTGTGGTGGCCAACACCAAGGAGAGTTACGAACTGCGCTACTTCCAGATCAaccaggatgaggaggaggaggaggacgaagaTTAA